In a single window of the Vitis vinifera cultivar Pinot Noir 40024 chromosome 6, ASM3070453v1 genome:
- the LOC100242766 gene encoding stomatal closure-related actin-binding protein 1: MTRVSRDFSNTMQKEAVPAVSADVTFTSSRFPNYKLGPYNQIMEAKEDPKVLSMKEVVARETAQLLEQQKRLSVRDLANKFEKGLAAAAKLSDEARLREAASLEKHVLLKKLRDALESLKGRVAGRNKDDVEDAIAMVEALAVQLTQREGELIQEKAEVKKLANFLKQASEDAKKLVDEERSFARAEIENAREAVRRVEEALEEQERIARASGKQDMDELMKEVQEARRIKMLHQPSKVMDMEHELLALRLQLAEKSKHSLQLQKELLISKSRRGEENMSDMYELDGPEALGSFLQIQACSDKAPDLSHCSIQWYRVSSEGGKRELISGAIKSVYAPEPFDVGRVLQADIVLDGYQITLATAGPIDPAAGLGSYVEALVRKHDTEFNVVITQMNGADHPSESIHVLHVGKMRIKLCKGKATIAKEYYSTSMQLCGVRGGGNAATQALYWQAKKGLSFVLAFESERDRNAAIMLARRFAFDCNIMLAGPDDRAPQGT, encoded by the exons ATGACGAGGGTAAGCCGTGATTTCAGCAACACAATGCAAAAAGAGGCAGTGCCGGCAGTGTCGGCCGATGTGACATTTACCTCAAGTAGATTTCCCAACTACAAATTAGGACCTTATAATCAGATTATGGAGGCAAAGGAGGACCCTAAAGTGCTATCCATGAAGGAGGTTGTTGCACGAGAAACTGCACAGCTTTTGGAACAGCAGAAGCGTCTTTCGGTTCGTGATCTCGCAAACAAATTTGAGAAAGGGTTGGCTGCTGCCGCCAAGTTGTCTGACGAG GCTAGACTTCGAGAGGCAGCCTCATTGGAGAAACATGTTCTTCTGAAGAAACTTAGAGATGCACTGGAATCTTTGAAAGGGCGTGTGGCTGGTAGAAACAAAGATGATGTAGAGGACGCCATTGCTATG GTGGAAGCTTTAGCAGTTCAGCTGACTCAAAGGGAAGGGGAATTAATTCAAGAAAAGGCAGAAGTGAAAAAGCTAGCAAATTTTCTTAAGCAG GCTTCAGAAGATGCTAAGAAACTTGTTGATGAGGAAAGATCTTTTGCTCGTGCTGAAATTGAGAATGCCAGAGAAGCAGTTCGGAGAGTGGAAGAGGCCCTTGAGGAACAAGAACGAATCGCTCGGGCCTCAGGAAAGCAG GACATGGACGAATTGATGAAGGAGGTTCAAGAAGCTAGACGGATCAAAATGCTGCATCAGCCGAGCAAG GTTATGGACATGGAACATGAGCTTCTAGCATTAAGGCTTCAGCTTGCAGAAAAGTCTAAGCATTCTCTTCAGCTCCAGAAAGag TTGTTAATCAGCAAGAGCAGGAGGGGTGAGGAAAACATGTCTGATATGTATGAATTAGATGGTCCTGAAGCTTTGGGCTCGTTTTTGCAAATTCAAGCTTGCTCTGATAAAGCTCCAGATCTTTCTCATTGTTCAATTCAGTGGTATCGTGTATCATCTGAAGGTGGTAAAAGGGAGCTTATTTCAG GAGCCATCAAATCAGTTTATGCTCCAGAGCCCTTTGATGTTGGGCGAGTCTTGCAAGCTGATATTGTTTTAGATGGCTACCAAATCACATTGGCAACTGCTGGTCCCATTGATCCAG CTGCTGGTTTGGGAAGCTATGTGGAGGCCCTTGTGCGGAAGCATGACACAGAATTCAAT GTTGTTATAACCCAGATGAATGGTGCAGATCATCCATCAGAGTCTATTCACGTGCTCCATGTGGGAAAAATGAGGATAAAACTTTGTAAAGGAAAGGCAACAATTGCTAAAGAATACTATTCAACTTCAATGCAG CTCTGTGGGGTTAGAGGAGGAGGTAATGCTGCAACTCAGGCATTGTATTGGCAAGCAAAGAAAGGGCTTTCCTTTGTATTAGCATTTGAGTCAGAGAGGGATAGGAATGCAGCCATTATGCTCGCCAGGAGGTTTGCATTTGATTGCAAT ATCATGCTTGCTGGGCCCGATGACAGAGCTCCTCAAGGAACCTAA